Proteins encoded together in one Camelina sativa cultivar DH55 chromosome 9, Cs, whole genome shotgun sequence window:
- the LOC104712980 gene encoding serine/threonine-protein kinase EDR1-like isoform X1, translating into MKMNMKSFLKKLHITQSDEAQGSINKSSDVSSSPRSHHSNSPEVKPFSGLSNWLSSVGHRKSPSPPNSFNAKNRAAAKAATDKKAVEHGDDDDHVVVTAGSERVQDLGSKDPAVEEENQIQLALELSAREDPEAAQIEAIKQFSLGFSAPENSPAELIAYRYWNYNCLGYDDKILDGFYDLYGVFNASSSDRIPPLLDLQGTPVSDGETWEAVLVNRSGDSNLLRLEQMALDIAAKSKSVSSSGFVNSELVRKLAILVGHYMGGPVVHPDNMLRSWRSFSYSLKATLGSMVLPLGSLTIGLARHRALLFKVLCDSVGVPCRIVKGQQYTGSEDVAMNFIKADDGREYIVDLMGDPGTLIPADAAGLQVDYDESAYTAIPGDSGSIQVASSSNGVESSLEENAELRVGEHRSSTKSSRERNQSRGGGDLIVHPNISKEDVKNQKDVKKAPVLNLPSRPIHSFTHMRSPSWTEGVSSPAAQRMKVKDVSQYMIDAAKENPRLAQKLHDVLLESGVVAPPNLFSEVYSQRLEATVERKIPTEAKKEKGKDLETAQQGRHQNDFGPVRFLPPLPRVQPKANTHDQRDNGKVVSQSDSPHSEASSTEYARTVPAAVAAAAVVASSMVAAAAAKSANSDSSTIEIPAAAAATATAAAVVATAAAVSRQLELASNSDGDAGSGGHEPQGSGDSNLGPNSGEERISDRSVGNESSKSDCDDVSDCEILWEEITLGERIGLGSYGEVYRGDWHGTEVAVKKFLDQDLSGEALEEFRSEVRIMKKLRHPNIVLFMGAVTRPPNLSIVTEFLPRGSLYRLIHRPNNQLDERRRLRMALDAARGMNYLHSCSPMIVHRDLKSPNLLVDKNWVVKVCDFGLSRMKHSTYLSSKSTAGTAEWMAPEVLRNEPANEKCDVYSYGVILWELFTLQQPWGKMNAMQVVGAVGFQHRRLDIPDFVDPAIADIIRKCWQTDPKLRPSFAEIMASLKRLQRPVTGSNIPRPVPTSSSVATEHEQKD; encoded by the exons ATGAAGATGAACATGAAGAGCTTTCTTAAGAAACTTCATATCACACAGTCAGATGAAGCTCAAGGATCAATTAACAAGTCTAGCGATGTGTCATCATCACCGAGGTCTCATCACAGCAATAGCCCTGAAGTCAAACCCTTTTCTGGTTTATCCAATTGGTTAAGCTCTGTTGGTCATAGAAAAAGCCCTAGTCCACCTAATTCTTTCAATGCCAAGAACAGAGCCGCCGCCAAAGCGGCTACTGATAAGAAGGCTGTGGAacatggtgatgatgatgatcatgttgtTGTTACTGCTGGGTCTGAACGTGTTCAGGATTTAGGTTCCAAGGATCCAGCtgttgaagaagagaatcagATACAGTTGGCTTTAGAGTTAAGTGCCAGAGAGGATCCTGAGGCTGCTCAGATTGAAGCTATTAAGCAGTTCAGTTTAGGCTTTTCTGCTCCTGAGAACTCTCCAGCTGAACTCATTGCTTATCGATACTGG AATTACAACTGTCTTGGCTATGATGACAAGATCTTGGATGGTTTTTATGACTTGTATGGAGTGTTCAATGCATCATCATCAGATAGAATACCTCCTTTACTCGATCTTCAAGGGACACCTGTTTCAGACGGTGAGACATGGGAAGCTGTTCTTGTGAACAGAAGTGGGGATTCTAATCTCTTGAGACTTGAACAGATGGCTCTTGATATTgctgcaaaatcaaaatcagtttCTTCCTCTGGTTTTGTGAACAGTGAATTGGTTAGGAAACTGGCTATTCTGGTTGGACATTACATGGGTGGACCAGTTGTTCATCCTGATAACATGTTGAGATCTTGGAGGAGTTTTAGCTACAGTTTGAAAGCAACTCTTGGAAGCATGGTTTTGCCACTTGGTTCGCTAACTATTGGATTGGCTCGTCACCGTGCCTTGTTATTCAAA GTTTTGTGTGATAGCGTTGGTGTTCCTTGTCGGATAGTCAAAGGACAGCAATATACCGGTTCTGAAGATGTGGCAATGAACTTTATTAAGGCTGATGATGGCAG GGAGTACATTGTTGATCTCATGGGAGATCCAGGCACGCTCATTCCAGCTGATGCAGCTGGACTGCAAGTAGACTATGATGAATCTGCCTATACTGCTATTCCTGGAGACAGTGGTTCTATTCAAGTAGCTTCTTCCAGCAATGGGGTTGAGAGCTCACTGGAAGAGAATGCAGAGCTTCGGGTTGGGGAACATCGTTCTAGTACCAAGAGTTCCAGGGAGAGAAATCAATCCCGAGGAGGAGGCGATCTCATTGTTCATCCAAATATATCTAAGGAAGATGTTAAAAATCAGAAGGATGTTAAAAAGGCTCCAGTTCTAAACCTCCCAAGCAGGCCTATTCATTCTTTTACCCATATGAGATCACCTTCTTGGACTGAAGGTGTTAGCTCCCCAGCTGCGCAGAGGATGAAAGTCAAAGATGTTTCACAATATATGATTGATGCTGCCAAAGAGAATCCACGGTTAGCTCAGAAGCTTCATGATGTATTACTTGAAAGCGGAGTTGTAGCTCCTCCCAATCTATTTTCTGAAGTCTATTCCCAGCGATTGGAGGCAACCGTTGAAAGAAAAATCCCGACTGAAGCcaagaaagagaaaggaaaagattTAGAGACAGCTCAGCAAGGAAGACACCAAAACGATTTTGGTCCAGTGCGGTTTTTGCCACCATTACCAAGAGTGCAACCTAAAGCAAATACACATGATCAACGTGATAATGGCAAAGTTGTAAGTCAGTCTGATTCTCCGCATTCTGAAGCTTCTTCGACAGAATATGCCAGGACCGTTCCTGCTGCTGTAGCTGCAGCGGCTGTTGTTGCATCTTCAatggttgctgctgctgctgccaaGTCTGCAAACTCAGACTCATCCACCATAGAAATTCCTGCTGCAGCTGCTGCCACGGCCACTGCTGCTGCAG TTGTGGCAACAGCTGCAGCCGTGTCCAGACAACTCGAATTAGCCTCGAATAGCGATGGCGATGCTGGCTCTGGTGGACATGAGCCTCAAGGTAGTGGGGACTCTAATCTTGGGCCAAATTCAGGGGAGGAAAGAATATCTGACAGATCTGTTGGCAATGAAAGTTCCAAGTCTGACTGTGATGATGTATCTGACTGtgagattttgtgggaagaaATTACTTTGGGAGAACGTATTGGACTTG GATCATATGGAGAAGTGTATCGCGGAGATTGGCACGGGACT GAAGTGGCTGTCAAGAAGTTCCTTGATCAAGATCTATCAGGAGAAGCATTGGAGGAATTCAGAAGTGAG GTCCGAATCATGAAAAAGCTTAGACATCCCAACATTGTTCTCTTCATGGGAGCTGTGACTCGTCCACCGAATCTCTCAATTGTTACAGAGTTTCTTCCTAG AGGTAGCTTGTATAGATTAATCCACCGGCCAAATAACCAATTAGACGAGAGGAGGCGTCTGAGAATGGCCCTTGATGCT GCTCGTGGAATGAACTATTTGCACAGCTGTAGTCCGATGATTGTCCATCGCGATCTAAAGTCCCCAAACCTTCTAGTTGACAAAAACTGGGTGGTGAAG GTGTGTGATTTCGGGTTGTCAAGAATGAAACACAGTACATACCTCTCTTCAAAGTCAACAGCAGGCACG GCTGAATGGATGGCTCCTGAAGTGCTTAGAAACGAACCTGCTAATGAGAA GTGCGATGTTTACAGCTACGGAGTGATTCTATGGGAACTCTTTACATTACAGCAACCGTGGGGAAAAATGAACGCAATGCAAGTTGTTGGGGCAGTTGGTTTTCAGCATCGACGTCTTGACATCCCAGACTTTGTGGATCCAGCAATTGCAGATATCATCAGAAAATGCTGGCAGAC GGATCCAAAGTTGAGGCCAAGTTTTGCAGAGATAATGGCTTCCCTAAAGCGGCTACAGAGACCTGTAACAGGTTCCAACATCCCAAGACCAGTCCCAACTTCTTCTTCAGTAGCAACTGAACATgaacaaaaagattga
- the LOC104712980 gene encoding serine/threonine-protein kinase EDR1-like isoform X2, giving the protein MKMNMKSFLKKLHITQSDEAQGSINKSSDVSSSPRSHHSNSPEVKPFSGLSNWLSSVGHRKSPSPPNSFNAKNRAAAKAATDKKAVEHGDDDDHVVVTAGSERVQDLGSKDPAVEEENQIQLALELSAREDPEAAQIEAIKQFSLGFSAPENSPAELIAYRYWNYNCLGYDDKILDGFYDLYGVFNASSSDRIPPLLDLQGTPVSDGETWEAVLVNRSGDSNLLRLEQMALDIAAKSKSVSSSGFVNSELVRKLAILVGHYMGGPVVHPDNMLRSWRSFSYSLKATLGSMVLPLGSLTIGLARHRALLFKVLCDSVGVPCRIVKGQQYTGSEDVAMNFIKADDGREYIVDLMGDPGTLIPADAAGLQVDYDESAYTAIPGDSGSIQVASSSNGVESSLEENAELRVGEHRSSTKSSRERNQSRGGGDLIVHPNISKEDVKNQKDVKKAPVLNLPSRPIHSFTHMRSPSWTEGVSSPAAQRMKVKDVSQYMIDAAKENPRLAQKLHDVLLESGVVAPPNLFSEVYSQRLEATVERKIPTEAKKEKGKDLETAQQGRHQNDFGPVRFLPPLPRVQPKANTHDQRDNGKVVSQSDSPHSEASSTEYARTVPAAVAAAAVVASSMVAAAAAKSANSDSSTIELPAAAAATATAAAVVATAAAVSRQLELASNSDGDAGSGGHEPQGSGDSNLGPNSGEERISDRSVGNESSKSDCDDVSDCEILWEEITLGERIGLGSYGEVYRGDWHGTEVAVKKFLDQDLSGEALEEFRSEVRIMKKLRHPNIVLFMGAVTRPPNLSIVTEFLPRGSLYRLIHRPNNQLDERRRLRMALDAARGMNYLHSCSPMIVHRDLKSPNLLVDKNWVVKVCDFGLSRMKHSTYLSSKSTAGTAEWMAPEVLRNEPANEKCDVYSYGVILWELFTLQQPWGKMNAMQVVGAVGFQHRRLDIPDFVDPAIADIIRKCWQTDPKLRPSFAEIMASLKRLQRPVTGSNIPRPVPTSSSVATEHEQKD; this is encoded by the exons ATGAAGATGAACATGAAGAGCTTTCTTAAGAAACTTCATATCACACAGTCAGATGAAGCTCAAGGATCAATTAACAAGTCTAGCGATGTGTCATCATCACCGAGGTCTCATCACAGCAATAGCCCTGAAGTCAAACCCTTTTCTGGTTTATCCAATTGGTTAAGCTCTGTTGGTCATAGAAAAAGCCCTAGTCCACCTAATTCTTTCAATGCCAAGAACAGAGCCGCCGCCAAAGCGGCTACTGATAAGAAGGCTGTGGAacatggtgatgatgatgatcatgttgtTGTTACTGCTGGGTCTGAACGTGTTCAGGATTTAGGTTCCAAGGATCCAGCtgttgaagaagagaatcagATACAGTTGGCTTTAGAGTTAAGTGCCAGAGAGGATCCTGAGGCTGCTCAGATTGAAGCTATTAAGCAGTTCAGTTTAGGCTTTTCTGCTCCTGAGAACTCTCCAGCTGAACTCATTGCTTATCGATACTGG AATTACAACTGTCTTGGCTATGATGACAAGATCTTGGATGGTTTTTATGACTTGTATGGAGTGTTCAATGCATCATCATCAGATAGAATACCTCCTTTACTCGATCTTCAAGGGACACCTGTTTCAGACGGTGAGACATGGGAAGCTGTTCTTGTGAACAGAAGTGGGGATTCTAATCTCTTGAGACTTGAACAGATGGCTCTTGATATTgctgcaaaatcaaaatcagtttCTTCCTCTGGTTTTGTGAACAGTGAATTGGTTAGGAAACTGGCTATTCTGGTTGGACATTACATGGGTGGACCAGTTGTTCATCCTGATAACATGTTGAGATCTTGGAGGAGTTTTAGCTACAGTTTGAAAGCAACTCTTGGAAGCATGGTTTTGCCACTTGGTTCGCTAACTATTGGATTGGCTCGTCACCGTGCCTTGTTATTCAAA GTTTTGTGTGATAGCGTTGGTGTTCCTTGTCGGATAGTCAAAGGACAGCAATATACCGGTTCTGAAGATGTGGCAATGAACTTTATTAAGGCTGATGATGGCAG GGAGTACATTGTTGATCTCATGGGAGATCCAGGCACGCTCATTCCAGCTGATGCAGCTGGACTGCAAGTAGACTATGATGAATCTGCCTATACTGCTATTCCTGGAGACAGTGGTTCTATTCAAGTAGCTTCTTCCAGCAATGGGGTTGAGAGCTCACTGGAAGAGAATGCAGAGCTTCGGGTTGGGGAACATCGTTCTAGTACCAAGAGTTCCAGGGAGAGAAATCAATCCCGAGGAGGAGGCGATCTCATTGTTCATCCAAATATATCTAAGGAAGATGTTAAAAATCAGAAGGATGTTAAAAAGGCTCCAGTTCTAAACCTCCCAAGCAGGCCTATTCATTCTTTTACCCATATGAGATCACCTTCTTGGACTGAAGGTGTTAGCTCCCCAGCTGCGCAGAGGATGAAAGTCAAAGATGTTTCACAATATATGATTGATGCTGCCAAAGAGAATCCACGGTTAGCTCAGAAGCTTCATGATGTATTACTTGAAAGCGGAGTTGTAGCTCCTCCCAATCTATTTTCTGAAGTCTATTCCCAGCGATTGGAGGCAACCGTTGAAAGAAAAATCCCGACTGAAGCcaagaaagagaaaggaaaagattTAGAGACAGCTCAGCAAGGAAGACACCAAAACGATTTTGGTCCAGTGCGGTTTTTGCCACCATTACCAAGAGTGCAACCTAAAGCAAATACACATGATCAACGTGATAATGGCAAAGTTGTAAGTCAGTCTGATTCTCCGCATTCTGAAGCTTCTTCGACAGAATATGCCAGGACCGTTCCTGCTGCTGTAGCTGCAGCGGCTGTTGTTGCATCTTCAatggttgctgctgctgctgccaaGTCTGCAAACTCAGACTCATCCACCATAGAA CTTCCTGCTGCAGCTGCTGCCACGGCCACTGCTGCTGCAGTTGTGGCAACAGCTGCAGCCGTGTCCAGACAACTCGAATTAGCCTCGAATAGCGATGGCGATGCTGGCTCTGGTGGACATGAGCCTCAAGGTAGTGGGGACTCTAATCTTGGGCCAAATTCAGGGGAGGAAAGAATATCTGACAGATCTGTTGGCAATGAAAGTTCCAAGTCTGACTGTGATGATGTATCTGACTGtgagattttgtgggaagaaATTACTTTGGGAGAACGTATTGGACTTG GATCATATGGAGAAGTGTATCGCGGAGATTGGCACGGGACT GAAGTGGCTGTCAAGAAGTTCCTTGATCAAGATCTATCAGGAGAAGCATTGGAGGAATTCAGAAGTGAG GTCCGAATCATGAAAAAGCTTAGACATCCCAACATTGTTCTCTTCATGGGAGCTGTGACTCGTCCACCGAATCTCTCAATTGTTACAGAGTTTCTTCCTAG AGGTAGCTTGTATAGATTAATCCACCGGCCAAATAACCAATTAGACGAGAGGAGGCGTCTGAGAATGGCCCTTGATGCT GCTCGTGGAATGAACTATTTGCACAGCTGTAGTCCGATGATTGTCCATCGCGATCTAAAGTCCCCAAACCTTCTAGTTGACAAAAACTGGGTGGTGAAG GTGTGTGATTTCGGGTTGTCAAGAATGAAACACAGTACATACCTCTCTTCAAAGTCAACAGCAGGCACG GCTGAATGGATGGCTCCTGAAGTGCTTAGAAACGAACCTGCTAATGAGAA GTGCGATGTTTACAGCTACGGAGTGATTCTATGGGAACTCTTTACATTACAGCAACCGTGGGGAAAAATGAACGCAATGCAAGTTGTTGGGGCAGTTGGTTTTCAGCATCGACGTCTTGACATCCCAGACTTTGTGGATCCAGCAATTGCAGATATCATCAGAAAATGCTGGCAGAC GGATCCAAAGTTGAGGCCAAGTTTTGCAGAGATAATGGCTTCCCTAAAGCGGCTACAGAGACCTGTAACAGGTTCCAACATCCCAAGACCAGTCCCAACTTCTTCTTCAGTAGCAACTGAACATgaacaaaaagattga
- the LOC104712980 gene encoding serine/threonine-protein kinase EDR1-like isoform X3 produces the protein MKMNMKSFLKKLHITQSDEAQGSINKSSDVSSSPRSHHSNSPEVKPFSGLSNWLSSVGHRKSPSPPNSFNAKNRAAAKAATDKKAVEHGDDDDHVVVTAGSERVQDLGSKDPAVEEENQIQLALELSAREDPEAAQIEAIKQFSLGFSAPENSPAELIAYRYWNYNCLGYDDKILDGFYDLYGVFNASSSDRIPPLLDLQGTPVSDGETWEAVLVNRSGDSNLLRLEQMALDIAAKSKSVSSSGFVNSELVRKLAILVGHYMGGPVVHPDNMLRSWRSFSYSLKATLGSMVLPLGSLTIGLARHRALLFKVLCDSVGVPCRIVKGQQYTGSEDVAMNFIKADDGREYIVDLMGDPGTLIPADAAGLQVDYDESAYTAIPGDSGSIQVASSSNGVESSLEENAELRVGEHRSSTKSSRERNQSRGGGDLIVHPNISKEDVKNQKDVKKAPVLNLPSRPIHSFTHMRSPSWTEGVSSPAAQRMKVKDVSQYMIDAAKENPRLAQKLHDVLLESGVVAPPNLFSEVYSQRLEATVERKIPTEAKKEKGKDLETAQQGRHQNDFGPVRFLPPLPRVQPKANTHDQRDNGKVVSQSDSPHSEASSTEYARTVPAAVAAAAVVASSMVAAAAAKSANSDSSTIEIPAAAAATATAAAVVATAAAVSRQLELASNSDGDAGSGGHEPQGSGDSNLGPNSGEERISDRSVGNESSKSDCDDVSDCEILWEEITLGERIGLGSYGEVYRGDWHGTEVAVKKFLDQDLSGEALEEFRSEVRIMKKLRHPNIVLFMGAVTRPPNLSIVTEFLPRGSLYRLIHRPNNQLDERRRLRMALDAARGMNYLHSCSPMIVHRDLKSPNLLVDKNWVVKVCDFGLSRMKHSTYLSSKSTAGTAEWMAPEVLRNEPANEKCDVYSYGVILWELFTLQQPWGKMNAMQVVGAVGFQHRRLDIPDFVDPAIADIIRKCWQTDPKLRPSFAEIMASLKRLQRPVTGSNIPRPVPTSSSVATEHEQKD, from the exons ATGAAGATGAACATGAAGAGCTTTCTTAAGAAACTTCATATCACACAGTCAGATGAAGCTCAAGGATCAATTAACAAGTCTAGCGATGTGTCATCATCACCGAGGTCTCATCACAGCAATAGCCCTGAAGTCAAACCCTTTTCTGGTTTATCCAATTGGTTAAGCTCTGTTGGTCATAGAAAAAGCCCTAGTCCACCTAATTCTTTCAATGCCAAGAACAGAGCCGCCGCCAAAGCGGCTACTGATAAGAAGGCTGTGGAacatggtgatgatgatgatcatgttgtTGTTACTGCTGGGTCTGAACGTGTTCAGGATTTAGGTTCCAAGGATCCAGCtgttgaagaagagaatcagATACAGTTGGCTTTAGAGTTAAGTGCCAGAGAGGATCCTGAGGCTGCTCAGATTGAAGCTATTAAGCAGTTCAGTTTAGGCTTTTCTGCTCCTGAGAACTCTCCAGCTGAACTCATTGCTTATCGATACTGG AATTACAACTGTCTTGGCTATGATGACAAGATCTTGGATGGTTTTTATGACTTGTATGGAGTGTTCAATGCATCATCATCAGATAGAATACCTCCTTTACTCGATCTTCAAGGGACACCTGTTTCAGACGGTGAGACATGGGAAGCTGTTCTTGTGAACAGAAGTGGGGATTCTAATCTCTTGAGACTTGAACAGATGGCTCTTGATATTgctgcaaaatcaaaatcagtttCTTCCTCTGGTTTTGTGAACAGTGAATTGGTTAGGAAACTGGCTATTCTGGTTGGACATTACATGGGTGGACCAGTTGTTCATCCTGATAACATGTTGAGATCTTGGAGGAGTTTTAGCTACAGTTTGAAAGCAACTCTTGGAAGCATGGTTTTGCCACTTGGTTCGCTAACTATTGGATTGGCTCGTCACCGTGCCTTGTTATTCAAA GTTTTGTGTGATAGCGTTGGTGTTCCTTGTCGGATAGTCAAAGGACAGCAATATACCGGTTCTGAAGATGTGGCAATGAACTTTATTAAGGCTGATGATGGCAG GGAGTACATTGTTGATCTCATGGGAGATCCAGGCACGCTCATTCCAGCTGATGCAGCTGGACTGCAAGTAGACTATGATGAATCTGCCTATACTGCTATTCCTGGAGACAGTGGTTCTATTCAAGTAGCTTCTTCCAGCAATGGGGTTGAGAGCTCACTGGAAGAGAATGCAGAGCTTCGGGTTGGGGAACATCGTTCTAGTACCAAGAGTTCCAGGGAGAGAAATCAATCCCGAGGAGGAGGCGATCTCATTGTTCATCCAAATATATCTAAGGAAGATGTTAAAAATCAGAAGGATGTTAAAAAGGCTCCAGTTCTAAACCTCCCAAGCAGGCCTATTCATTCTTTTACCCATATGAGATCACCTTCTTGGACTGAAGGTGTTAGCTCCCCAGCTGCGCAGAGGATGAAAGTCAAAGATGTTTCACAATATATGATTGATGCTGCCAAAGAGAATCCACGGTTAGCTCAGAAGCTTCATGATGTATTACTTGAAAGCGGAGTTGTAGCTCCTCCCAATCTATTTTCTGAAGTCTATTCCCAGCGATTGGAGGCAACCGTTGAAAGAAAAATCCCGACTGAAGCcaagaaagagaaaggaaaagattTAGAGACAGCTCAGCAAGGAAGACACCAAAACGATTTTGGTCCAGTGCGGTTTTTGCCACCATTACCAAGAGTGCAACCTAAAGCAAATACACATGATCAACGTGATAATGGCAAAGTTGTAAGTCAGTCTGATTCTCCGCATTCTGAAGCTTCTTCGACAGAATATGCCAGGACCGTTCCTGCTGCTGTAGCTGCAGCGGCTGTTGTTGCATCTTCAatggttgctgctgctgctgccaaGTCTGCAAACTCAGACTCATCCACCATAGAAATTCCTGCTGCAGCTGCTGCCACGGCCACTGCTGCTGCAGTTGTGGCAACAGCTGCAGCCGTGTCCAGACAACTTGAATTAGCCTCGAATAGCGATGGCGATGCTGGCTCTGGTGGACATGAGCCTCAAGGTAGTGGGGACTCTAATCTTGGGCCAAATTCAGGGGAAGAAAGAATATCTGACAGATCTGTTGGCAATGAAAGTTCCAAGTCTGACTGTGATGATGTATCTGATTGtgagattttgtgggaagaaATTACTTTGGGAGAACGTATTGGACTTG GATCATATGGAGAAGTGTATCGCGGAGATTGGCACGGGACT GAAGTGGCTGTCAAGAAGTTCCTTGATCAAGATCTATCAGGAGAAGCATTGGAGGAATTCAGAAGTGAG GTCCGAATCATGAAAAAGCTTAGACATCCCAACATTGTTCTCTTCATGGGAGCTGTGACTCGTCCACCGAATCTCTCAATTGTTACAGAGTTTCTTCCTAG AGGTAGCTTGTATAGATTAATCCACCGGCCAAATAACCAATTAGACGAGAGGAGGCGTCTGAGAATGGCCCTTGATGCT GCTCGTGGAATGAACTATTTGCACAGCTGTAGTCCGATGATTGTCCATCGCGATCTAAAGTCCCCAAACCTTCTAGTTGACAAAAACTGGGTGGTGAAG GTGTGTGATTTCGGGTTGTCAAGAATGAAACACAGTACATACCTCTCTTCAAAGTCAACAGCAGGCACG GCTGAATGGATGGCTCCTGAAGTGCTTAGAAACGAACCTGCTAATGAGAA GTGCGATGTTTACAGCTACGGAGTGATTCTATGGGAACTCTTTACATTACAGCAACCGTGGGGAAAAATGAACGCAATGCAAGTTGTTGGGGCAGTTGGTTTTCAGCATCGACGTCTTGACATCCCAGACTTTGTGGATCCAGCAATTGCAGATATCATCAGAAAATGCTGGCAGAC GGATCCAAAGTTGAGGCCAAGTTTTGCAGAGATAATGGCTTCCCTAAAGCGGCTACAGAGACCTGTAACAGGTTCCAACATCCCAAGACCAGTCCCAACTTCTTCTTCAGTAGCAACTGAACATgaacaaaaagattga
- the LOC104712981 gene encoding nucleolin 2-like: MEKYEKEIEKLRKSLKEMTETVQVLRLIIQTSAKRPKPFRNRDVCNFGDKDHEGNNNRTLFCRGFDISVPRHEIKRALWKHFSSCGKVKRVYVPIECATGVALGFALIDMAKHSTRGLKLDGSVLGGRILCVRNPCVTR; this comes from the exons atggagaaataTGAGAAG GAAATAGAAAAATTGAGGAAATCTTTGAAAGAGATGACTGAAACAGTTCAAGTACTACGGCTGATTATTCAAACAAGTGCCAAACGACCTAAACCATTCaga AACCGTGATGTGTGCAATTTCGGAGATAAAGATCATGAGGGAAACAATAATCGGACCCTTTTTTGTCGAGGATTTGATATTTCCGTTCCTAGGCATGAAATCAAGAGAGCGTTGTGGAAACATTTCAGTTCATGTGGAAAGGTCAAAAGGGTTTATGTTCCCATAGAGTGTGCTACCGGTGTTGCCTTGGG aTTTGCTCTCATTGATATGGCAAAACATTCTACTAGGGGATTAAAACTCGACGGAAGTGTCTTGGGAGGACGGATCCTCTGTGTTAGAAATCCTTGTGTCACAAGATAA